A region of Plectropomus leopardus isolate mb chromosome 16, YSFRI_Pleo_2.0, whole genome shotgun sequence DNA encodes the following proteins:
- the alkal2b gene encoding ALK and LTK ligand 2 — MSGLRKRVTMGLVLLMCTLSGHRSESAPSAAPMSAGRDVQRDFRRMVEIMRRAEESRSRQIAKTEAPLTTRVRSTPGEPRDLRNLKTDRGDQAVVVFPRDVRKKEKFLKHITGPLYFSPKCRKHVYRLYHHTRDCTIPAYFKRCARLLTRLAGSPQCTEG; from the exons ATGAGCGGACTGCGTAAGCGCGTCACAATGGGACTGGTGCTACTGATGTGCACGCTGAGCGGCCACCGCAGCGAGAGCGCGCCCTCGGCGGCTCCGATGTCAGCTGGCAGGGACGTGCAGCGGGACTTTAGGCGGATGGTGGAGATCATGAGACGCGCGGAGGAGAGCCGGAGTCGCCAAATCGCGAAAACGGAAGCCCCGTTAACAACACGGGTTAGGAGTACTCCGGGGGAACCAAGGGATTTACGCAACTTGAAAACAGACAGAGGGGATCAGGCTGTCG TTGTATTCCCCAGAGATGTCAGAAAGAAGGAGAAATTCCTTAAACACATAACAG GTCCGCTTTACTTCAGTCCAAAGTGCAGGAAGCATGTGTACAGGCTCTACCACCACACCAGAGACTGCACGATACCTGCAT ACTTCAAAAGATGTGCACGGCTTCTCACGAGACTAGCTGGCAGCCCGCAGTGCACAGAGGGGTAA